The stretch of DNA TGCGGCCGGACCAATCCCGCGTCGATGGCGAAGGGGCCGACACCCGCCGAGATATTCCCGCAATTGCCGGTATAGTCGATCACCGGCTTGTCGAGCTCGGCCTGCGCGAAGGTATAGTCGATATCCGCATCCGCCCGCGTTGATGGGCCGATGATGGCGATTTTCGACGTGACGAGATGGGTGCCGCCGAGCCCGTCGATCTGCATCACATCCGGCGTGCCCATCATCCGCAGGAGCAGGGCATCCCGCTTTGGCCCGGGCGCGGGCAGGTCGTGCTCGTGGAGATAGACGCCCTTGCTGGTGCCGCCGCGCATCAGCGTGCAGCGGATGCCGATCTGCTCCGGTTCGTAATGGCTCATGGTCGTTTCCTCATATTCGTTTTTGTCAGGCGATGGCGGCATTCGGCTGCGCGAGGGCAGCACCTTGGGCCCCGATCACCGCCACCTCCCGGTTACCCTCGCCCAGCGGACCGATCGGCGCACCGACCCCGGCCGGCGTTTGCGAAAGTTGGAATGGCGGGCCGAGCAGGGGCCATCTGAGCCCATCCGCTTCGCGCCAGGCGATGATGCCGGCCGCGAAGGTCTCGGGATCATCCGCCACCTCGGCCACCGAGCGCACCGGGGCGGCCGGCACTCCCTGCGCGCGAAGGGCTGAGGCGAGCGCGTCACGGCTCAGCGCTGGCGCGTTCTCAACTTTAGCCACTGCGGCCGCCACGTCATCTGCGCTCGCGGCGATGGCCACATAGCCATCGGCGCCGGCAACCATCTCGAGCGGCTCTGATCGCTCGCCATTCCAGTTCGTCTGCGTCATCCAGACGGCGGCATCCTGCATCGCAAGGTCGATGGACTGCCCGAGGCCGGTGCGGTCGCGATAATCGAGCAGGGCGAGAATGGCGAACAGGGCAAAGAGCCCGCCGGTGATATCGCCCGCGGAAACGCCGAGCTTGGTGGGCACCCCTTGAACCCGGGTTAAATCCATAATCCCCGACATGGCCTGCACCACCGTGTCGAAAGCCGGCCGGCCCGGATGGACGGACGAGGCGCCGAAGCCGGATATGCCGCAATAGACGAGCCGAGGATTGATCCGTTCGAGCTCGTCGGGTGCGAAGCCTAGGCGGGTGAGCGATCCCGGCTTCATGTTCTCGACCAGCACATCGGCGCTTTCGATCAGGCGTCGGAAGATCTCCCGGTCCTCGCTTGCGCGCAGGTCGAGCGCCACGCTGCGCTTGCCGCTATTGCTCATGGCGAAGAAATAGCCGGTCCCGGCCTGATGCGGTGGCCAGGCGCGAGAGGCTTCACCGGTTGGCGGTTCGATCTTGATGACCTCCGCGCCCAGAGAGGCAAGCTGGCGGGCGGCCAGCGGCGCCGTCGTATATTGGCCAATCTCGATGACGCGCAGCCCGGCACAGGGCAGATCAGGGGCCGCCATAGGGCTGAGATGTCGGCGCGGCGTAAGAGCTTCGATGAAATCCCGGTCCCCATCGGGTGCCGGAATCGCTGTCGGAGAACGGCCGGGCGTCCGCGAGGCTTTGAGCGGTGCGCCGGCGACCAGCGCATCTTTGCCCGATACCGGATCATGTAGCCTCACCGCCATGCGACGGTGAGCGATATTCTCATCCTGCTCGAGCTTGGCGATCTCGAGAATGGGGCCTGAGGCGATATCGCCCTTGTTGAGCCGTTCGACGCTGTCCTCGACCGAAATCGCGTCCATCCATTGATTGACCGCGGCGTCGACCTCATCGACGCGGGTAATGCGGTCCGCGAGCTTGACCAGAGGCCCTTCGCGGGCAAGCTCCGGCCGGCCCATCAGGTCGCACAGTTTCACCCAATGCTCGTCCTTTGCCGAACAGAGCAGAACCCAGCCATCGCGCGCCTTATAGGCATTCCAGGGTGCAGCCATCGGATGGCGATTGCCGGCCCGCTTGGTGGCCTTGCCGCCGTAATGCAGCGGCAGATAGGTCGCCAAGGCGTTGATGCCGCACGCATAGAGGCTCACATCCACCCGCTGCGCGGGACCATTCCTGCGGCGCACCCTGAGGGCTGCGAGCACCCCTGCGGCCGCATAAAGACCCGCGTGGAATTCGAGTGCCGCAACATCCGAAGCGGTGGGCGGCAATTCCGGCAGGCCGGTCACGTCGGCAACACCGGTGATCGCCTGCATCAGCTTCTCGCTCCAGCCCCGATGATCGGATGGCGCATCAGGACCAAACGCGGTGATGTCGCAGACGATCTGACCCTCACGCAATCGCGCTCTCACCATCCGGCCTGCCGCGCTGTCGATATCCGAGGACAAGAGCACGATATCCGCAGCTGCAAGGGCGCGCGCCAAGAGCTCGTCATCCTCACCCCCTCCGCGCCAGAGGAGGCTGCGCTTGCCGGCAAAGAGTGTTGCGCGGCTGCGCCATTTATCCCGCTGCGGTGCATTGTCCGGCTCAACGACGATCACCTCGGCGCCCGCTTGCGCGAAGAGCAGGCCGCAGGCGGCGCAGGCACGCCGATCACCGATTTCGAGAACCACCAGATCGGCCAAGGCCGTATTGTCCATTCGGATCCCCTGTTTCATAGAATGGAACTGGGTTCAATTTTTATCCTAACAGGAGATTTCACCCGAAGTCCATCCTGGAAATCGGTGCTGCTAAGACCAGGTCGGGCTGGGCTGGGCGTGCGCCAGGATTGCCGCCTGCACGGCGGGTAGGCGAGTTCATCAGCCGAGAAATGAAACCCGTCTGTAATTGCCACTGACATGAGCGGACGGCCTTGTCAGCCGCTGCGCCCGCAGCCTGCTCAGGGAATTACGAGATTAGAGGCAATACTTCGGGCCCTGAGTAGGCGGCCTGGAGCAGATCAGCCCTGTTGGGCCCGCGAGCGCTCGGAGGTTGGCACCCAGATCCGGGCAACGCAGCTGGTGAAAAAGGCGAAATCTTCGGGATCAACGAGGATCTCACCTTTGATGCTCTGCTCGATCGCGCCAAGCCAGCGCGAGGCATCTTGCCAACCCTGGCGTTCGCTGCGGCTGAAAAGGCCGGGCCACAGGGGCTCCTCGGCAAGCGCATCTGCATCGCCATCGCTTGCCAGAAGCAGCACCCGGTCGCGCCCGCCATCGCACGCGCTGACCAACGAGCCCGCATTGAACCGCTCGATGACGGGTGAGGACGCGATCATCGCAAAGGCTTCCGAGGTCAAGGCACCGCCAATGAGCTGGTCTCCGCGCCCGACAAATCCTCCAGCGGTCGCATCACCCTGCGACCCGCTCTGGTAAAGGCAGGCCATCGCGCAAGCCAAGTGTCGCGAGCGCACCGCGAGATCAACCACGAACGGCAGATCCGGGCAGTTCTCGGCGAGCAGCACCGCGCGGCCATGGCGTTTTGCGTCAGCGGCGAGCGCATCGACCAGCAGCGGCGCCATTTCGAGCAGGCTGCGGCCGCCTGCATCGATCCGCAATATTCCGGCACGCAGCTCGCTCACCCCGATGGCGGGCCGATCCCTGAGACCGATGCGGTCCTGAGCAAGACGAATCGCGCGCAACGCAAGCCCGGTCGCCGCTTGGCTTGCCGCCAGCGTATGAGCGCCCCGTTCAGCGCTCGAGAAGCGAAACCCGAGCCCGCGCAGCGCATGAACGCCGCTGCGCACGAGCTCGGCGTAAGAAACGGGAATAAGATCAGTCATTCTGCGGGCTCGCTCACCGGCTTGACCGGCATGAGCCAGTCGCGCATTTCCCCCTGGGCGATCTCGGCCGGCGAGGGTGCCCCCTGCAAGAGCACGCCGCGCACCCAGGCGATGCTTCTGGGCGCCCCGCTCTCGAAGCCGAAGATGGACAGGAAAAACCGGATCACCTTGATCGGCAGGAAATCGCGATCAACGAGGTTGCCCCGGATTTCCCCATAAGGCTTGCCTGCCATGAACTGGATGCGCGAGACGATATAGGCATCATCCGGATGAGCAAGCAGGTAGCGCGCCACCAGCTCGTCGTCCTCACGCTTCTCGAGATGCTGCGCAAGCAGCTGCACCGCCCCCACCACGTCAACGAAGGTCTCGAATTCCACCCCTGGGTCGATATGGCGTTCTCCCCGCCGCTGCTCTCCGGCCTCTTCCGAATGGTACCAGAAGTGCCAGCAGCGCTCAGGCGTGCTGCGGTCCACCCGCAGCACCCAGCCATAAGTCTTCGCCATTAGGCGGCGCAGCGCGCCAACGGTCATATGTGGATCGAGCCGGCGCGTCTGGCGCATGGCCGGAGAAACGAGCCGCCGCATCGGGCCGGTTGCCTCCGGATAGAGGTCGATCAGGAAGGCATGCAGTTGCTCGAGCCCGTCGCCGCCCAGACTATTCTCGGCGTGCTCGCACAAAATGGCCCAAGAAAGCCCTTCGGGTCCCTCGGACCAAACGTGCAGCTGCGAAAGCAGGCGCTCGAGATCATCGGCCAGCACCTCATGGCTGGTGAGGCCATGGGTGGGGCCCGCCACTTCGCGGTAATAACGTATGGCGCGGGCAAGCCTGTCCTGCAGTTGCGGAAGCTTCGCGTGAACCGAGGATGAGGGGGCCGTTTTGGCGTAGGCGAGCGCGAGCTCACGGGTCAGGCACCAGACATTCACCCATTGCGGCCAGCGCACCAGGGCGCAGGTCATGCCAAGGCCGGATGAGTTGCCAACGCCGATATAGCGGCGCGAGCTTGGTGAAAGCCGAGCTGCGCGCGGCGATCTTGCGGCGGCGATGGCATCTACGAAATCGAGCCCGATCTCCCGCCACATGTAAACCAGGAACAGGTCCATGTGATAGGGCACCGCGAAAGGGTGATCATCCTCGATCCCGGCCCAGCTTGCAGCACCCGCCCGGCCATTCCCGTAAAAACCGGCATTCCGGATGACATAGCCGCCGCCTTGCGCAAGCTCGTCGAGATCGGGCTGCTCGCCGTGCTCGAGCCGCTCGACCGCATGCTCGAAAAACCGTTGGCTGCGATTGGCGGCGGTCCAGCCATAGGAGGCAGCATCGGTGCGCCCGCCCCAATGCGGAATGGCCATGGCCGCAAGTTCCCGGGCGATCAGCGCGTCATCCGCGCGATGGCGGGTGAGGGAGGCGATGAAGTCGGCCGTGCGATCCATGCGGCGGCCTGGCTTCTCCTCGCCATCCCAGCAGGCGCGGACGATCAGGGAAAAGCTATGCCTCCCCACCGTGAGATCATAGACCGCAAAGCCATTACCCTCCCGGTCGACCTCGATGTTACGGCAGCGGATCTGCCAGCGCTCCTCGACCATCTTGTCGAGCAGCGTTCGCGAGAAGCTCAGCGAACAGGCTTTCATGGCGCTCAGTGCATCGGGCGTCATGATGGCATCGGGATCGCGCAGCCGCTCCCGCATGGCAGCGAGACGCTCGGCCCCGAAAATGGCGGTGAGGTCCGCGAGCATTTGCGGCTCGATCTCGATCATCTTTTGCCCGGTCAAGGCAGTCTCCATCTCGGGTGTGGGCACCGGCTTTCGGAAGGGATCATGCTCAGGCAAAGAAGTGGAGTGGGATGACCAATCAACCAATCCCGCTTTAGAGCGACAGCCGCGACGGCCGCCGCCTTACATTGACGGACTTGAGATAGGTATAGCTCTCGATCTCTTCGAGATTGCCCTCACGGCCAAAGCCGCTGAGCTTGATGCCACCGAAGGGCGATCCCAGCGCCCAGGAGACGGGTCCGTTGACCTCGATATAGCCCACATCGAGGTCGCGCTCGACCTGCTGAACCATGTTGAGATCGTCCGTGATCACCGCTGCTGTCAGGCCGAGCGGCACGCCATTCGCGATCCCGATCATGCGGTCGTAATCCGACCATTCGATCATCGTGATGATGGGACCGAAAATCTCCTCCTGTGCGATGCGCATCTCAGCTGTGGCATCCGTGAAGAGGGCAGGGGTGAGATAGAGCCCGCATTCGAATTCTGCGCCACTCGGCTTCTCGCCACCCACGGCGAGCCGTGCACCGTCTCGCCGGCCGGACTCGAGATAGGCAAGACACCGGTCATAAAGCACCTTGAAGCTGATCGAGCCCATCTGTGCCGCGGGATCGAAGGGCGGCCGGACCCGCAATGCCTTGAGCCGCGCAACCAAGCGTTCTTCAAATGCTCGGCGCACGGCGGAATGCACCAGGATGCGCGACGTCGACCCGCACGATGCCGCCTGCCAGCTGAAATTCATGCCCGCCATGGCCGTATCCGCCGCGAGATCGAGATCGGCGTCGGGAAAGACGATCAGCGCGTTCTTGCCGCCGAGCTCCAGTGTCAGCGGCACCAGCCGCTCGGCAGCAGCGCGCATCACGGCACGGCCGGCATCCGTGCTCCCCACCAGCGACAGGCGGTCTATGCCGGGATGATTGACCAGCGGAACTGCCACGCGCTCATTCGAGCCGGTGAGGATCGTCAGCACGCCGGGCGGAAAGACGTCCGCCACGAGCTCGCCGATGAGCAGGGCCGAGAGCGACGTATGCGGCGATGGCTTCATGATCAGCGCATTGCCGGCCAGCAGCGGTGCTGCAGCCGCCACGCCGAATCCATAGGCGGGATGATTGAAGGGCAGGAGGCGCGCGACCACGCCGAAAGGCTCACGCCGGGTATAATGCAGCCCGTCATCGAGCTGGGTGGCCTCGCCCTTCAGTTCATAGCCGATCGAGCAGAGATACTCGATGGCATCCGCGGCATAGACCGGGTCCGCGCGCATGCCGCTATAAATATTCCCGCTCTCCAGCGAATCGAGCGCCCCCAGAACCGGCGCGTGCTCGCGTAATATTGCGGCGAGTTTCAGCACTGCGGCCCGGCGCTCAGGATATGTCCGTTGCTTCCACTCCCGCTGCGCGGATTTCGCAGCCTTGACCGCGCGGTCGATATCCTCGCCGCTGGCATTGGGAATGCTGGTGAGGCGCTCACCCGAGGCAGGATTGAGCGTGTCGAGAGTGGCACCTTCCGAGGCCGTGCACGGGCGTCCATCGATCAGCATCCGAAACGGATGCGTCGCAATTTCGGCCAGCTCTTCCGAACTCGGCACATCGCCGCCGAAGGCGGCCGCTCCCGCTTTGATCATGACACCCCGCAAAACCCGTTTGGAACCCCTTTTCGTATTATGTATGACAATACGATGGTCTCGAATGGCTGTCGATATGCTTGGCGCCTCTGCGACATCCACAACGCCTCCGTTCGTATCACTGCTTAGAAGGTAGCCCGCGATGCACTATGTTCGCCTCGGCAATAGCAATCTTAAAATTTCCCGTCTTTCGCTGGGCACCATGTCCTTTGGCAGCCCCGAATGGCGCTCCTGGACCCTCGATCTTGACGCAGCCCGCGAACTCGTTCGCGTCGCGCTCGATGGCGGAATAAATCTGTTCGACACCTGCAATTTCTATTCGGTCGGCCGCAGTGAGGACATTCTTGGCACGCTGATTGAGGAATTCGGCGTGCGGGACGACGTGATCATCGCCACCAAGGCCGGCTATGCCATGCGGCCGGCGGCCACCGCCCGCGGTTTTTCCCGCAAGCATCTCTTCGAGCAGGTCGATGCTTCGCTGCGGCGCTTGAAGACCGACTATATCGATCTCTATCAGACCCATATCTGGGATCCGGCCACCAATCTCGAAGAGATGGTGACGGCTTTCGACGATCTGGTGCGCAGCGGTAAGGTGCTCTATGTCGGTGCCACCGACATGCCGGCCTGGCAATTCGTCAAATGCGTGACCATGGCGAAGGAGCGTGGCCTCGCCAGTTTCGTTTCCATGCAGAACCACTACAATCTCGCCTGGCGCGAGGACGAGCGTGAGCTGATCCCCTTCTGCGCCGCCGAGGGCATCGGGCTGCTTCCATACAGCCCCCATGCCCGCGGCCTGCTCTGCGGCCGCGCGCGCCGGACCGGCGCCACGCAGACCGAGCGCTACCGGACCGATGATTACGCCAAGGCTTGGTTCGGCCGGCCCGCGGACGAAGCCATGGCCGATCTGGTTGAGGAGATTGCCGGGGAACTCGGAATGCTGCCCTCCCAGGTCGCCCTGGCCTGGGTCCTGTCGAAGCCGGCTGTCCATTCCCCGATCATCGGCGCGACGCGGCTCGAACATGTGCGCGATGCTCTGGCCGCGATCGATCTCGTCCTGCCGGCAGAGGCGGTGCAGCGGCTGGAAGCTGCCTACGTGCTGCGTCCCGCAAGCGGCCACGGCTGACACAAAAATGGCGAGGGGTGCTAAGCACCTCTCGCCATTGCTCTAGGGTCTAGGAGCGTTTTAGGCGAACCACCAGCGCTCGGCACAGCGATCGCCGTCCATCTCGCCATTGCCGGCAACCTTACCCGTCGCGATCTTGTCGCTGGTTGCCTGGACGAAATTGAGGAAACAGGGCAGCACGGCGCCGCCCTCGTCCCGGATGATGCTCTGGATCTCGTAATACATCTCCCGGCGCTTCGCTTCGTCCGCCTCGCCACGAGCCGCCACGAGCAGCTCGTTGAACTTGGGATTGTCCCAGCGCGTCTCGTTGGAATCCGCACCCTTCTCATAGCAGATCGAAAGAATGCCATCTTCCGTGGGCCGGCCGCTCCAGAAGGAAACGCAC from Rhodoligotrophos sp. CJ14 encodes:
- a CDS encoding aldehyde dehydrogenase family protein, translating into MIKAGAAAFGGDVPSSEELAEIATHPFRMLIDGRPCTASEGATLDTLNPASGERLTSIPNASGEDIDRAVKAAKSAQREWKQRTYPERRAAVLKLAAILREHAPVLGALDSLESGNIYSGMRADPVYAADAIEYLCSIGYELKGEATQLDDGLHYTRREPFGVVARLLPFNHPAYGFGVAAAAPLLAGNALIMKPSPHTSLSALLIGELVADVFPPGVLTILTGSNERVAVPLVNHPGIDRLSLVGSTDAGRAVMRAAAERLVPLTLELGGKNALIVFPDADLDLAADTAMAGMNFSWQAASCGSTSRILVHSAVRRAFEERLVARLKALRVRPPFDPAAQMGSISFKVLYDRCLAYLESGRRDGARLAVGGEKPSGAEFECGLYLTPALFTDATAEMRIAQEEIFGPIITMIEWSDYDRMIGIANGVPLGLTAAVITDDLNMVQQVERDLDVGYIEVNGPVSWALGSPFGGIKLSGFGREGNLEEIESYTYLKSVNVRRRPSRLSL
- a CDS encoding aldo/keto reductase; the encoded protein is MHYVRLGNSNLKISRLSLGTMSFGSPEWRSWTLDLDAARELVRVALDGGINLFDTCNFYSVGRSEDILGTLIEEFGVRDDVIIATKAGYAMRPAATARGFSRKHLFEQVDASLRRLKTDYIDLYQTHIWDPATNLEEMVTAFDDLVRSGKVLYVGATDMPAWQFVKCVTMAKERGLASFVSMQNHYNLAWREDERELIPFCAAEGIGLLPYSPHARGLLCGRARRTGATQTERYRTDDYAKAWFGRPADEAMADLVEEIAGELGMLPSQVALAWVLSKPAVHSPIIGATRLEHVRDALAAIDLVLPAEAVQRLEAAYVLRPASGHG
- a CDS encoding CaiB/BaiF CoA-transferase family protein, with translation MDNTALADLVVLEIGDRRACAACGLLFAQAGAEVIVVEPDNAPQRDKWRSRATLFAGKRSLLWRGGGEDDELLARALAAADIVLLSSDIDSAAGRMVRARLREGQIVCDITAFGPDAPSDHRGWSEKLMQAITGVADVTGLPELPPTASDVAALEFHAGLYAAAGVLAALRVRRRNGPAQRVDVSLYACGINALATYLPLHYGGKATKRAGNRHPMAAPWNAYKARDGWVLLCSAKDEHWVKLCDLMGRPELAREGPLVKLADRITRVDEVDAAVNQWMDAISVEDSVERLNKGDIASGPILEIAKLEQDENIAHRRMAVRLHDPVSGKDALVAGAPLKASRTPGRSPTAIPAPDGDRDFIEALTPRRHLSPMAAPDLPCAGLRVIEIGQYTTAPLAARQLASLGAEVIKIEPPTGEASRAWPPHQAGTGYFFAMSNSGKRSVALDLRASEDREIFRRLIESADVLVENMKPGSLTRLGFAPDELERINPRLVYCGISGFGASSVHPGRPAFDTVVQAMSGIMDLTRVQGVPTKLGVSAGDITGGLFALFAILALLDYRDRTGLGQSIDLAMQDAAVWMTQTNWNGERSEPLEMVAGADGYVAIAASADDVAAAVAKVENAPALSRDALASALRAQGVPAAPVRSVAEVADDPETFAAGIIAWREADGLRWPLLGPPFQLSQTPAGVGAPIGPLGEGNREVAVIGAQGAALAQPNAAIA